The following coding sequences are from one Prosthecobacter vanneervenii window:
- a CDS encoding sulfatase, translated as MNQLRVILLLLGCTLISARAADTRPNVVLLMADDLAATLSCYGHPQAKTPNLDALAKRSVVFHRAYCQFPHCNPSRSSMMSGLRPNTTRVTNNEDNLYTNLPEVLTLPHHFRNNGYATARCGKIFHLGVPSGLESMDDPQAWDFGTPFKSELPYPPKRESLVKVKAGKKQGLGWQEIPGDDDQLVDGNFAKTAIEWLERRDKTKPFFLAVGFHRPHLPLVAPAKYFDLYPLESISLPEAPADDEADIPAPARNGAVPGYALSCTPEQRRAAIRAYLACVSYVDAQAGRVLEAIKQMGLDDNTIILFTSDHGWHLGEHGLWHKRSLFEECARVPFILHTPGMKAAGQQSQGLIELLDVYPTLCDLCGVPAPKHLQGLSLNPLLRDPTAAIHEEAFTQARRGKDAEFWGRSIRTARWRCTEWDEGKNGIELYDHESDPQEYTNLANEPQHAAVLKELRARLAEKLRPVTK; from the coding sequence ATGAACCAACTCCGTGTCATTCTCCTGCTGCTGGGCTGCACTTTGATTTCCGCCCGGGCTGCTGATACGCGCCCCAATGTCGTCCTGCTCATGGCGGATGATCTGGCGGCGACCCTGAGCTGCTACGGCCACCCTCAGGCCAAGACGCCGAACCTCGATGCGCTGGCGAAGCGGAGCGTAGTGTTTCACCGCGCCTACTGCCAGTTTCCGCACTGCAATCCCTCGCGCTCCTCGATGATGAGCGGGCTGCGGCCGAACACGACGCGGGTGACGAACAACGAAGACAATCTGTACACGAACCTTCCGGAGGTGCTGACGCTGCCGCATCATTTCCGCAACAACGGCTACGCCACGGCGCGATGCGGGAAGATTTTCCATCTAGGCGTGCCCAGCGGACTGGAAAGCATGGACGACCCCCAAGCCTGGGACTTTGGAACACCTTTCAAAAGTGAACTCCCCTACCCGCCCAAACGCGAGAGCCTTGTTAAGGTGAAGGCCGGCAAAAAGCAGGGCCTGGGCTGGCAGGAAATACCGGGAGATGATGACCAACTGGTGGATGGCAACTTTGCCAAAACGGCCATCGAATGGCTGGAGCGCCGCGACAAAACGAAGCCCTTCTTTCTCGCGGTCGGCTTTCACCGCCCGCATCTGCCACTGGTGGCGCCGGCGAAGTATTTCGATCTGTATCCTCTCGAAAGCATCTCGCTACCCGAGGCCCCAGCCGATGACGAGGCGGACATCCCAGCCCCTGCGCGCAATGGGGCGGTGCCAGGCTATGCACTGAGCTGCACGCCGGAGCAGCGCCGCGCCGCCATCCGGGCCTACCTAGCGTGCGTGAGCTATGTGGACGCGCAGGCAGGGCGGGTGCTGGAGGCGATCAAACAAATGGGGCTGGATGACAACACGATCATCCTCTTCACCAGCGACCACGGCTGGCATCTCGGCGAGCACGGCCTGTGGCACAAACGCAGCCTGTTTGAGGAATGTGCGCGCGTGCCCTTCATCCTGCACACACCCGGCATGAAAGCCGCCGGGCAGCAGAGCCAGGGCCTCATCGAACTGCTGGATGTGTATCCCACGCTTTGCGATCTCTGCGGCGTGCCCGCGCCCAAGCATCTGCAGGGATTGTCCCTGAACCCACTGCTGCGCGATCCGACAGCGGCGATTCATGAGGAGGCATTCACGCAAGCACGTCGCGGCAAGGATGCTGAATTCTGGGGCCGCAGCATCCGCACCGCGCGCTGGCGCTGCACGGAATGGGACGAAGGGAAAAACGGTATCGAGCTCTACGATCACGAGAGTGATCCGCAGGAGTACACGAATCTGGCGAATGAGCCGCAGCATGCCGCCGTGCTGAAAGAACTGCGCGCGCGCCTGGCGGAAAAGCTGCGACCTGTCACGAAGTGA
- a CDS encoding 3-keto-disaccharide hydrolase yields MKLASLLLILGLAISAFAEDLHPAADAPGFVPLFNGKDLTGWKTTGNWLVEPDGSLSLHPREGEKGWQRYDAYIATEKQYGDFVLDLEFKINAKGNSGVFMRVGDMKEPVKTGFEVQILDTYGLEKPGHHDCGGIVHGIGPSKNMVKPAGEWNRYTITVKGRSVKVVFNGEQVIDTSLDDIKMADRPNVGQIAFQDEALRVWYRNVRIKELK; encoded by the coding sequence ATGAAACTTGCCTCCCTTCTCCTGATCCTCGGCCTAGCCATCTCCGCCTTTGCCGAGGATCTCCACCCCGCCGCGGATGCTCCTGGGTTTGTCCCTCTCTTCAATGGCAAGGACCTCACCGGCTGGAAAACCACCGGCAACTGGCTGGTGGAGCCGGATGGCAGCCTCTCCCTGCACCCGCGTGAGGGGGAGAAGGGCTGGCAGCGCTATGACGCCTACATCGCCACGGAGAAGCAATACGGCGACTTTGTGCTGGATCTGGAATTCAAGATCAATGCCAAGGGCAACAGCGGCGTCTTCATGCGCGTGGGAGACATGAAGGAGCCGGTGAAGACTGGATTCGAGGTGCAGATCCTCGATACCTATGGGCTGGAAAAGCCGGGACATCATGACTGCGGTGGGATCGTGCACGGCATTGGCCCCTCCAAAAACATGGTGAAGCCTGCCGGAGAGTGGAACCGCTACACCATCACGGTCAAAGGCCGCAGCGTGAAGGTGGTGTTTAATGGCGAGCAGGTGATCGACACCAGCCTCGACGACATCAAAATGGCAGACCGTCCGAATGTGGGGCAGATCGCTTTTCAGGATGAGGCGCTGCGGGTGTGGTATCGCAATGTGCGGATCAAGGAGCTGAAGTAG
- the ahcY gene encoding adenosylhomocysteinase, with amino-acid sequence MSDYKVKDIALADFGRKELDIAESEMPGLMATREKYGPKKPLAGVRITGSLHMTIQTGVLIETLKELGADVRWASCNIFSTQDHAASAIAASGTPVFAWKGETLEEYWWCTWKAIIFPGDNGPQLIVDDGGDVTLLIHKGYEMENGDKWVDTPSDNHEVKVIKDLLKDIAKNQPGIFHKIVKDLKGVSEETTTGVHRLYEMAKAGKLLFPAINVNDSVTKSKFDNLYGCRESLLDGIKRATDVMIAGKVGVVCGYGDVGKGCAAALRGMGAQVIVTEIDPVCALQAAMEGYRVMPIEDTLGTGDIYVTTTGNKDIIRLEHMEKMKDQAIVCNIGHFDNEIQVDKLNARTDVKRLNIKPQVDKYTFPAGNSIFMLAEGRLVNLGCATGHPSFVMSNSFTNQCLAQIELWETKDSRPVGVTVLPKKLDEEVARLHLAKIGVKLTKLTQEQADYIGVPVEGPYKTDHYRY; translated from the coding sequence ATGTCCGACTACAAAGTAAAAGACATCGCCCTCGCTGACTTCGGCCGCAAAGAACTCGACATCGCCGAGAGCGAAATGCCCGGCCTCATGGCCACTCGCGAGAAGTACGGCCCCAAGAAGCCCCTCGCTGGCGTCCGCATCACCGGCTCCCTGCACATGACCATCCAGACTGGCGTGCTTATCGAGACCCTGAAGGAACTGGGCGCTGACGTTCGCTGGGCTTCTTGCAACATCTTCTCCACTCAGGACCACGCTGCTTCCGCCATCGCCGCCTCCGGCACCCCTGTCTTTGCCTGGAAGGGCGAGACCCTCGAAGAGTACTGGTGGTGCACCTGGAAGGCCATCATCTTCCCCGGCGACAACGGCCCCCAGCTTATCGTGGACGACGGTGGCGACGTCACCCTCCTCATTCACAAGGGTTATGAGATGGAAAACGGCGACAAGTGGGTCGACACCCCCTCCGACAATCACGAAGTGAAGGTCATCAAGGACCTCCTCAAGGACATCGCCAAGAACCAGCCCGGCATCTTCCACAAGATCGTCAAGGACCTCAAGGGCGTCTCCGAAGAGACCACCACCGGCGTGCACCGCCTCTATGAAATGGCCAAGGCTGGCAAGCTGCTCTTCCCCGCCATCAACGTGAACGACAGCGTCACCAAGTCCAAGTTCGACAACCTCTACGGCTGCCGTGAGTCCCTGCTGGATGGCATCAAGCGCGCCACCGACGTCATGATCGCCGGCAAGGTCGGCGTCGTCTGCGGTTACGGCGACGTGGGCAAAGGCTGCGCCGCCGCTCTTCGCGGCATGGGCGCCCAGGTCATCGTCACCGAAATCGACCCCGTCTGCGCCCTGCAGGCCGCCATGGAAGGCTACCGCGTCATGCCGATCGAGGACACCCTCGGCACCGGAGACATCTACGTCACCACCACCGGCAACAAGGACATCATCCGCCTTGAGCACATGGAGAAGATGAAGGACCAGGCCATCGTCTGCAACATCGGCCACTTCGACAACGAGATCCAGGTGGACAAGCTCAACGCCCGCACGGACGTCAAGCGCCTCAACATCAAGCCCCAGGTGGACAAGTACACCTTCCCGGCTGGCAACAGCATCTTCATGCTGGCTGAAGGCCGCCTCGTGAACCTCGGCTGCGCCACAGGCCACCCGAGCTTCGTGATGAGCAACAGCTTCACCAACCAGTGCCTCGCCCAGATCGAGCTTTGGGAAACCAAGGACTCCCGTCCTGTCGGCGTCACCGTGCTGCCCAAGAAGCTGGACGAAGAAGTGGCCCGCCTCCACCTGGCGAAGATCGGCGTCAAGCTGACCAAGCTGACCCAGGAGCAGGCCGACTACATTGGCGTTCCTGTCGAAGGCCCTTACAAGACCGACCACTACCGCTACTAA
- a CDS encoding PAS domain-containing sensor histidine kinase, producing the protein MTTVVCKTAADVQPPLVDSHGEGFAKTDRDEEATAMLAAIVDWSDDAIVSKNLEGIVTSWNAGAERLFGYTAREMIGRSITQIIPEGLMNEEQEILTQIRKGERIEPFATVRVAKSGKAVDVSVSVSPIRNREGRIIGASKVARDISRNREAEAALKQSEARFAKVFHTNPAAICITTIREGRFIEVNERYCQMFGFRRDDLIGQSAVELKLWDSPEERTQVMMRLLSQGIVRDYEGAFRNRSRSLLDALISMEMVDFPGEDERVVITMFADITERKRAEAEVRRLNAELELRVAERTAQLEAANAELSSSRAELKSLFESLPGLYLVLTPEFKIVAASDAYLKATLTTRENIIGLGIFEAFPDNPDEPDATGVANLRASLERVLQRCEPDTMAIQKYDVRRPDGVFEERYWSPINSPLVGKGRAIRYIIHRVEDVTEFVRSRAAAADKDANLSARLQQMEAEIFQSSQRVQAVNLQLQAANKELESFSYSVSHDLRAPLRAMDGFSRAMQEDFGAQLPPDGQRYLQVIRTSAQRMGCLIDDLLSFSRLSRAAMSWRTIDTRALVQAVLDEISAAREGRQIELQLKDLLPCEGDPALLKQVWVNLLSNAFKYTQKREHTVIEIGSTIEEGRPVYHVRDNGTGFDMRYAHKLFGVFQRLHRAEDYDGTGVGLAIVQRVVHRHSGRVWAEAVPDQGAAFYFTLGENNQT; encoded by the coding sequence ATGACTACCGTGGTGTGCAAGACCGCTGCAGATGTCCAGCCGCCCTTGGTGGACAGCCATGGAGAGGGTTTTGCCAAAACTGACCGTGATGAAGAGGCTACGGCGATGCTCGCGGCGATCGTGGACTGGTCTGACGACGCCATCGTGAGCAAAAACCTGGAAGGAATCGTGACAAGCTGGAACGCGGGCGCGGAGAGATTGTTTGGCTACACGGCACGTGAGATGATTGGGCGCTCCATCACACAGATCATTCCGGAGGGGCTGATGAATGAGGAGCAGGAGATCCTGACACAGATTAGAAAAGGCGAACGGATAGAGCCTTTTGCTACGGTGCGCGTGGCCAAGAGCGGAAAGGCCGTGGATGTGTCGGTTTCAGTGTCACCCATACGCAACCGGGAGGGGCGGATCATCGGCGCATCCAAGGTGGCGCGGGATATCAGCCGCAATCGTGAGGCGGAGGCGGCTCTGAAGCAGAGCGAGGCCCGCTTTGCCAAGGTCTTCCACACCAATCCAGCGGCCATTTGCATCACGACGATTCGTGAGGGGCGCTTCATTGAGGTCAATGAGCGCTACTGCCAGATGTTTGGTTTCAGACGGGATGATTTGATTGGGCAGAGTGCGGTGGAGCTGAAGCTTTGGGATTCCCCGGAAGAGCGGACGCAGGTGATGATGAGACTGCTCAGCCAGGGGATTGTGCGTGACTATGAGGGGGCTTTCCGTAATCGCAGCCGCAGTCTTTTGGATGCGCTGATCTCCATGGAGATGGTGGATTTTCCAGGGGAAGACGAGCGGGTGGTGATCACGATGTTCGCGGACATCACGGAGCGGAAGAGGGCGGAAGCAGAGGTCCGCCGCCTGAATGCGGAGCTGGAGCTTCGTGTGGCCGAGCGCACGGCGCAGCTGGAGGCGGCCAATGCCGAGCTGAGCAGCAGCCGGGCTGAGCTGAAGAGCCTATTCGAATCTCTTCCGGGGCTCTATCTCGTACTGACGCCCGAATTCAAGATCGTGGCCGCCAGCGATGCGTATCTGAAAGCCACGCTGACAACACGCGAGAACATCATCGGACTCGGCATTTTTGAAGCCTTTCCTGATAATCCGGATGAGCCTGATGCCACAGGTGTGGCAAACCTGCGGGCCTCACTGGAGCGGGTGCTGCAAAGATGCGAACCCGACACGATGGCGATCCAGAAGTACGACGTGCGGCGTCCGGACGGGGTCTTTGAGGAGCGCTACTGGAGTCCGATCAACTCGCCCCTGGTGGGGAAAGGGCGCGCAATTCGTTACATCATCCACCGGGTGGAGGATGTGACGGAGTTTGTGCGCAGCAGAGCTGCGGCGGCAGACAAAGATGCAAACCTCAGCGCCCGGCTGCAGCAGATGGAGGCGGAGATTTTCCAGAGCTCGCAGCGGGTGCAGGCGGTGAACCTGCAGTTGCAGGCTGCAAACAAGGAGCTGGAGTCGTTTTCCTATTCCGTCTCGCACGATCTGCGTGCGCCACTGCGGGCCATGGACGGGTTTTCCCGTGCGATGCAGGAGGACTTTGGCGCGCAGCTTCCGCCGGACGGGCAGCGTTACCTCCAGGTCATCCGCACCAGCGCGCAGCGCATGGGCTGCTTGATCGATGACCTGCTGAGTTTCTCGCGCCTGAGCCGTGCGGCCATGAGCTGGCGCACGATCGACACGCGTGCACTGGTTCAGGCGGTGCTGGATGAAATAAGCGCCGCACGTGAGGGCAGGCAGATCGAGCTGCAGCTCAAAGACCTGCTGCCCTGCGAGGGAGATCCAGCGCTTCTCAAACAGGTCTGGGTAAACTTGCTTTCCAACGCCTTCAAATACACCCAGAAGCGTGAGCACACCGTGATCGAGATCGGCAGCACTATCGAGGAAGGCCGGCCCGTGTATCATGTGCGCGACAACGGCACCGGCTTTGACATGCGCTATGCGCACAAGCTGTTCGGTGTGTTTCAGCGGCTGCATCGTGCGGAGGACTATGACGGCACGGGGGTGGGACTCGCGATCGTGCAGCGTGTCGTTCATCGGCACAGCGGCAGGGTCTGGGCCGAGGCGGTGCCGGACCAGGGAGCAGCCTTTTATTTCACACTCGGAGAAAACAACCAAACATGA
- a CDS encoding response regulator, with product MNPNQIVEILLVEDSPEDLELTQRALRNANLGNHIHVARDGAEALDFIFCEGEYASRRIEDTPKLILLDLKLPKVDGLEVLERIKGDERTRLIPIVVLTSSKEQADVIKSYQLGVNSYIVKPVNFEGFTSAVQELGMYWLLINQPPKLDK from the coding sequence ATGAACCCCAACCAAATCGTCGAAATTCTGCTGGTCGAAGACAGCCCGGAGGACCTGGAGCTGACACAGCGCGCCCTGCGCAATGCCAACCTGGGCAACCATATTCATGTGGCACGCGACGGCGCTGAGGCGCTGGATTTCATCTTTTGTGAGGGCGAATATGCCAGCAGAAGAATCGAGGACACCCCCAAGCTCATCCTGCTGGACCTGAAGCTGCCGAAAGTGGACGGTCTTGAGGTGCTCGAACGCATCAAGGGAGACGAGCGCACCAGGCTCATACCTATTGTCGTGCTGACCTCATCCAAGGAGCAGGCGGATGTGATCAAGAGCTACCAGCTCGGGGTCAACAGCTACATCGTCAAACCGGTCAACTTCGAGGGCTTTACCAGCGCCGTGCAGGAGCTGGGCATGTACTGGCTGCTGATCAATCAACCACCCAAACTGGACAAGTAG
- a CDS encoding PAS domain S-box protein, which produces MSEPLNVLLLEDEPNDAELVLRALRQAGFEAAFQRVDTAHEFEQRLKSELDVILSDFDMPSFSAPQALEILKRSGMDIPFIIISGTIGEDVAVEMMRKGATDYLLKDRLGRLGISVRQALEQGRWRKERNKAAEVLMESKRFLQSTLNALTSHIAILDEQGTIIEVNAAWSRFARENDFRGPSRGVGDNYLALCDSSVGKYSDEAASVAAGIRAVMSGERREFQLEYPCHSPLEKRWFVVRVTQFSGVGPVRVVVAHENITERKLAEEALRESEERFRQIAENIQEVFWISDIEKEKVLYISPAYEHIWGRSCDSLLKAPRNWLEAIHPDDRDRVQHAASTRQRIGAYDEEYRILRPDGTLRWVRDRAFPVCNAAGKVYRIVGVAQDITEHKNARDRLHEQASLLDKARDAILVRHLEHGITYWNKSAEMLYGWTMEEVRGRQAADFLYRDQAAYQQAVGAVLAQGEWSGEIQQITKSGDAILVEGRWTLVRDEAGRPQAVLAINSDVTEKKKMEQQFLRAQRMESIGTLAGGIAHDLNNVLAPILMSIDLLRLTSRDERAKEVLSTIETSARRGADMVQQILSFARGVEGRRMLINIRTIIEDVQHLVQDTFPKDIRFQAEFDADLPLFSGDHTQVHQVLLNLCVNARDAMPKGGTLRVSAASLEVDSNYASMTQDSKPGRYVMIKVTDTGVGIPQNLLERIFDPFFTTKDLGKGTGLGLSTVLAIVKSHGGFLNVYSEPGNGTTFTACFPAAEGLNEGLAETPDEKHPRGNGELVLIVDDEAAVRTITQQTLESFGYRVLTASDGTEAVALYSMHRGDVAAVVTDMMMPVMGGQVTIQVLKRLDPDVKIIAASGLSSESSSTRAESLGVDLFLPKPFTAQTILAALKEVLRGQS; this is translated from the coding sequence ATGAGCGAGCCGCTGAACGTCCTGCTTCTGGAGGACGAACCGAATGACGCCGAGCTGGTGCTGCGCGCGCTGAGGCAGGCGGGCTTTGAAGCTGCCTTTCAGAGGGTGGATACCGCGCATGAATTTGAACAACGGCTGAAGTCTGAGCTGGATGTGATTCTCTCCGACTTCGACATGCCGTCGTTCAGCGCGCCTCAGGCGCTCGAGATTCTCAAGCGAAGCGGGATGGACATCCCCTTCATCATCATCTCCGGCACCATCGGAGAGGATGTGGCGGTGGAAATGATGCGGAAAGGGGCCACGGATTATCTTCTCAAGGACCGCCTGGGCCGCCTGGGCATCTCCGTCAGGCAGGCGCTGGAGCAGGGGAGGTGGCGCAAGGAGCGCAACAAAGCTGCCGAGGTCCTCATGGAGTCGAAGAGGTTCTTGCAGTCCACGCTCAATGCACTGACCTCGCATATCGCGATCCTTGATGAGCAGGGAACCATCATCGAGGTCAATGCCGCGTGGAGCCGGTTCGCCCGCGAGAATGATTTCAGAGGGCCGAGCCGTGGCGTGGGGGACAATTATCTGGCATTGTGTGATTCATCGGTTGGCAAGTATTCAGATGAGGCTGCCTCGGTGGCGGCAGGTATCCGCGCTGTAATGTCCGGTGAAAGGCGGGAGTTTCAGTTGGAGTACCCCTGCCACAGCCCGCTCGAAAAGCGCTGGTTTGTGGTGCGCGTGACCCAGTTCAGCGGCGTGGGCCCTGTCCGGGTGGTGGTGGCGCATGAAAACATCACCGAACGCAAGCTGGCTGAAGAGGCGCTGCGGGAGAGCGAGGAGCGCTTTCGCCAGATCGCTGAAAACATCCAGGAGGTGTTCTGGATCAGTGATATCGAAAAGGAAAAAGTGCTCTACATCAGCCCTGCCTACGAGCATATCTGGGGCCGCTCCTGCGATAGCCTGCTCAAAGCGCCCCGAAACTGGCTGGAGGCCATTCATCCCGATGACCGGGATCGTGTGCAGCATGCGGCGAGCACGCGTCAGAGGATCGGTGCTTATGACGAAGAGTACCGCATCCTCCGGCCTGACGGGACATTGCGCTGGGTGCGGGACCGCGCCTTTCCCGTGTGCAATGCCGCCGGAAAGGTGTACCGCATCGTGGGTGTGGCGCAGGACATCACCGAGCATAAAAACGCACGTGACCGGCTGCACGAGCAGGCTTCTCTTTTGGACAAGGCGCGGGACGCCATCCTCGTGCGCCATCTGGAGCATGGCATCACCTACTGGAACAAAAGCGCCGAGATGCTCTACGGCTGGACCATGGAGGAGGTTCGGGGCAGGCAGGCGGCTGACTTTCTTTACCGCGATCAGGCAGCCTATCAGCAGGCGGTGGGCGCTGTTCTTGCCCAAGGGGAATGGAGCGGGGAGATTCAGCAGATCACCAAGTCCGGAGACGCCATTCTGGTTGAAGGACGCTGGACCCTGGTGCGGGATGAGGCCGGCCGGCCGCAGGCGGTGCTGGCCATCAACAGCGACGTCACCGAAAAGAAGAAAATGGAGCAGCAGTTTCTGCGTGCCCAGCGCATGGAGAGCATCGGCACCCTGGCCGGAGGCATCGCCCATGATCTCAATAACGTCCTCGCTCCCATCCTGATGTCGATCGATCTGCTGCGTCTGACCAGCCGTGACGAGCGTGCAAAGGAGGTGCTTTCCACCATCGAGACCAGCGCCCGGCGCGGAGCCGACATGGTGCAGCAGATTCTGTCCTTTGCGCGCGGCGTGGAGGGCAGGCGCATGCTCATCAACATCCGCACCATCATCGAGGACGTGCAGCATCTGGTGCAGGACACCTTCCCCAAGGACATCCGCTTCCAGGCCGAATTTGACGCGGATCTGCCGCTCTTCTCAGGGGACCACACCCAGGTGCACCAGGTGCTGCTGAACCTCTGTGTGAACGCCCGCGACGCCATGCCCAAGGGCGGCACGCTCCGCGTGTCTGCCGCCAGCCTGGAAGTGGACTCCAACTACGCCAGCATGACCCAGGACTCCAAGCCCGGCCGCTATGTCATGATCAAGGTGACGGACACCGGCGTCGGCATTCCTCAGAACTTGCTGGAGCGGATTTTTGACCCCTTTTTCACCACCAAGGATCTGGGCAAAGGCACCGGTCTCGGACTCTCCACGGTGCTGGCCATCGTCAAAAGCCATGGCGGTTTTTTAAATGTCTACAGCGAACCCGGCAACGGCACCACCTTCACCGCGTGCTTTCCAGCTGCGGAGGGTCTTAACGAAGGTCTGGCCGAGACTCCCGATGAAAAGCACCCGCGCGGCAACGGAGAGCTGGTCCTCATCGTGGATGATGAAGCCGCCGTGCGCACCATCACGCAGCAGACGCTGGAGAGTTTTGGCTACCGTGTCCTCACGGCGTCTGATGGCACGGAGGCGGTGGCTCTTTACTCCATGCACCGCGGCGATGTGGCTGCGGTGGTGACGGACATGATGATGCCGGTCATGGGTGGCCAGGTGACGATCCAGGTGCTGAAGCGGCTGGACCCAGACGTCAAAATCATCGCGGCCAGCGGGCTCTCCAGCGAGAGCAGTTCTACGCGGGCCGAATCCCTCGGGGTGGATCTCTTCCTGCCAAAGCCCTTCACCGCGCAAACCATCCTCGCCGCGCTCAAGGAGGTGCTCCGGGGGCAGTCATGA